The genome window tccgaaccagtggtagcttcaaaagtgcttgtaaaagcctacttgaatagagtatattttgatctaGATTTCAATATTTCCTTCCTGTGTTAAGGCATGCGTTTTCATACTAAAACTCtttacatatttcttacagcgcctttgtctatgggcggtggtgaccacttaccctcaggtggcccatatgctcgtccgccaataaatgccataaaaaaagctaCGCTTGTCACGCCAAACGTCATATTACTTTACCAGTATGGGTGTACTTAGTTGCCAGCTGGACACTCTTTTCAAGGCGTGCTCAGTTTTGACAGTATATCtagatataagataaataaacccTTGTACGTAATCGTGCAGATATAAGTGACCATCCAGACCAACCAAGGAATCAGGACTCCCAAAAATAAGAACAAAACGGTTTCAAATTTATATCGTGAAGCTGCCTGCTAAAAAACACAGCCGCACGAAAAAAAGcaaaatttctaaattaaatatagatacaccaaaggcacggattacattttttttatattatcagtaGACGAACTGACagattggccacctgatggtaagtggtaaccactgcccatagacaatggctctgtaacaatttttaatcattccttaaatcTCTAATTTGCTACCAGCCTTGGCAACTAATTATCCCTTGCACCGATAGTTTCATTGACTCGCTGACACtcttgaatatataatgagtggtacctacccagcctcgtacaaaaccctaccaccacgtAACGTGTCTGTGGAGATATAAACAGTGGCGTAGCATAGGCCGCCCTCTCATTTTTGCAATCGTTATCGAGTTTGAAGTCGAAATAACGGGCGGTTTTCGACATTTTGGTAGTACGAGTAACACTTTTTACAGATTCACACATGTAAATTGACGTTTTCGTTAATTTCTTATCGAGTTTGAAAAGaagtctggaagtcaacaagcattaactccacgctttttatcatcaatataacggcaaagttaaaaattatgttgTTCATTGTAcatgtttcataaaaaagttcaaatttattccattgtaaataaaaaaaaaaaaaattaacgaatgtTTTATGCTCAAAGAATCAGAAAGAGGTATGAATACTGcactgttaataaaatttttataaaaataaccttttgcTAAAGATTACGAAAGTTGCCGTTTAGtggttttataaaaacgaacCTAAAGGAACAttaaagacattattttaaaaaaaaatctcgatgATAATGTGATGGaaactaacattataatatttattttattttttatttcttattatggAACTTTAATAACTaacttaattgttattttttaatctggcaATTCATTTATTCTTATTCCATTATCTTTATGTCGtcgtaaataatttcaaatttaaatttaagaaatctTTAGGACTTTGAGGATTTAACGTATTGTTGATGATACATTTCTCATCATTTcagtatttaaaagtaaaatgactttgtatattatgaacttaaattaaatacattttaagataAGTAGTAACTTTTGTTggtaattcaaaatatattataaataaaatcgtgaGCATTActtaaattctataatttttaattatttatatttaaaaaaatatttctaaataatataaatataatataatacaataatataatacaaggaataaatatagattagaGCTACCAGtgacaaaaacaaaaagaattaaaattatcgaaTTTAAGGAAGCACAACTATACCATAGCTTACCTAAAAATGTAACCAACACTacgtcttattttaaatttaaacttcatatcatatagaaacaattttatcctgatttatgtttttttaaatgtttaacagTTACTCTGTTGAAGTATGTAATGACGTTAACGTGTAATTTCAATCTCATTACAAGTGAATACGTTATTTATTAAGTCAATTTTTAACCCCAAGAAGTAGgtttaaattttgacaaataaCAAAAAGGATTTTATCCCTAGAACAGCAACGTAAAAAAACATGCGTTATATTCACTTAACCGCCATTTTGCTTGCGCGCTTTCAAATCTTAGACAGTAAGGTAATTATTGGcgcgggtttttttttaatattcacccGATTGAAAGGGATTAacatcgcccatggacatctgcgaCACTCGTAAAtagaaatttacttataattgctgtcgctacgatttttgaagcaggcaacaatataaaaaaaagaaaaaattggcGGGAAAGTTTAGTATCAAGCGCATGGATACGCTGAAACCGGTAacattgttataacattatctTACATTACTATATTGTTTGACATTAATTGCTTAACTTAAACCAATAAAGAAAaccgttattaattattttattatcaacaattaattaacaaataactttcttttatattatatgttgtcttttttttttaaatcagaagTAAAATCAGCTTTACTTTTGGATCCTAGATGTATGTATTCTTATTATTGACATACATTTACACTCAAATaaactatgatttattttttgtttttatcgagaagtgcttttatatacattatatattctcAGAGTTCTTTGAGtaacatagataaaaaaatatgttatagtaataaattatcaacacggcggtaaaagaaaatatcataaggaaacctgcatgaacAAGGAACAaaggaacagcgtggtggaatgtcgGTTTTAACTGTCTATCCAAAGGGTtaagaggtcttagcccagcaggggACAGTATGTCATTTGGCgctagtccgtctgggtaggtacgacccactcatcatatattctacccccCAAATAGTAAAAGTTAGTATTATGTGTTCCGCTATGGACTGGTGTTGGTTGAtttgactgagccagtgtaagtaaaaaaaaattaaaacttgttaCCCCaaggcgcattggtgatgtaaggattgtAACGGTTACTGCTGACATCGCCGATGTTTAAGCGCGATTCAGAAGGTATATTTGCCATTACATCTATTATAAtttggaattttaataataatatatgcttaAAGCATTAATAAGACGTCTCTATTTCGTATTTACATAGctgaaaaaaaaacgagtaaATCAACACACATAAAGCTTATACCGGAAGATGTTTCGTTttagagaaattattttatatacttaatacataCGCCGATGGTTTCGCTTctcttaatatattacattacattaacagcctgtaaaattcccactgctgggctaaggcctcatctccctgaggagaaggtttggagcatatttaaccacgctgctacaatgcgggttggtggaatacacatgtggcagaatttcgatgaaaatagacacatgcaagttacctcacgatgttttcgttcaccgccgagcacgagatgaattataaatacaaattaagcacatgaaatataCATAAGCAGTGgtccttgcctgggtttgaacttgaAATCATCGGATATCTCTATCTCTCCATGGCCAGTCTCCCTCGCAAATGTCTGCCGTGTCTGAAATCTGTTAGAAGGACATCATTGTCACTATGAACCTCTAGTAAACTTACTCGCTTTATTGTTTTGACTTTAACCTGATATAAGGTTGGAGATCTCGAGGTCCTAGACAAACCTTAAGTGGCGTCCAGTATAATAAAAAGTGATAACTTCAAAAAAAAGTCTGTCtgaaatacggctagcgctgAGATTTAACACTACATACACCcttctttgttataaatataaactattataaaatatggaaTGAATAATAAACCTCGATttctataataagtttattatttatttattatacaaacaagTAAACAAAATGAAACCATTTTACTTGATCTCTTGATCTCTATTCGTCTTAAATGAcgattattaatatgtaaccCCACATCACCCTTAAATCGGCTTTTCACCGGACTGAGAGAGGAGGAGCCTGCCTaacgctgccgtatgcgtaagagaatgGGAAgtcagactggcgccgtaacgcgttacgtaacgaagcggtttatccTCCCATAAGaaagtttcattttataagTCATTTGACTTTTCTGTCCACGGCTGAAATGATGTACTAATAAAGTGTACACACAGACTTTTGAGCCTCAGAAAGAATGTTAAGCATACCTTTGCCTGAACTTCTTCCGGTTAAAGGATAAGGTCAGATTATGAGAGGGAATGCATATTATAGCTACGATACTAACTACGATATCAAGTCGCCCTTATCATTCGCCGCCGTGGTCGAAATAGATCAGAAGGACTTCGTCATCAGCTATGTTTGTGTGCTTCCAAAATATACGATCAGCAGTGCGACTCTGTAGgaaatcacttcgtatttcaGTCATAAACTCACTCACGGTGATACGCTACCTATTGTgatatgtgtattttaataattattggcgctgtaacaaatattaaccattccttacatcacaccaaatgcgcaaccaaccttcgaggctaagatattatgtcccttgtgcctgcgcttacactggctcactcatacttcaaatcgaaacataaACCATTTTgggatagaatatctgatgagtgagtggtacctacttagACGGGTTTggacgaagccctaccaccaagtgaaatacCGGATGTTACTTTTGACTGAAGCAGTTTTGTATTGGTGAATGATTTCTTAATacctcattataatataaatagtattattatgaactattattaataaatattatataaaagccgAAACGACCCAGTGGTTtagacgcgtgcatcttaaccgatggtcgCGGGTTTAAACCATGCAAGCATGATTTTCATATGTTtagtttgtatttgtaattcatttcaGACGGAAAACATTATAAGGAAACCggcatttgtctaattttaataaaattttgacgtacttgtatccaccaacccgtattggaccAGGGTAGTGGAATAAGCGTACCTTTTTCGTttagggagaggagaccttagcccagcagtgggagattGAAAGGATGTTACTCTTATTATTgtgtatagtaaatatttaaatttatatagaagTTAATTGCAATATgacgttttttaataaactttacgaTATTACAGTAACTAAAGGTTTAATctttactgtaataataaatgcgaaagtacttctgtttgttacgttttaatGGCTAAACCGCTgaatcaaatttaatgaaatttgctaAAAGTAACTAGGAAGGACATGGTTTCTTTCACATTAAATCTCACGGACCCTAAACGAACGAAGCCCCGGCTACAACTAGtatctataaaacaaatactttgTCATCCAAAATTTTACCTTTTCTTCGAATtagttgttaaatatttaaaaaaaaaagttaaacttacGTATTTAATCTGtgcagaaaaatatatattgaaaaaaaatatgttgccatttaaaataaaacgtaaagtCGCGTTCTGTAATTCTTGAATGCCTGATATTACGCCGGCATCTCTCAATTTGCTCGGCATTTTAGTGTCACTACGGTATCGCTCGCTTTGAATATCattcgtattattaaaaaagtttcgtTTGACGTCTTCGGTTACGAATAAAAGATACGTagctgatttatttataactttttactatatatttcttTTCGACTTGTGAGATAAAATTATGATGtaatatctgtctgtctgtaaggTTTTTACGGCTAAGCCACTCAAtcgatttttatgatatttggtataaagcaagctaaACCCTAAGGATATATATAGACTATTTCGCACCTACAACAAAGtaactagtttaatatatatatttaatgaaaataaacatattcaaaacagttcagtaattttttttcttaaaatgattttctttattttttttgttatattatttgttatattaatatttatttattacaaatatttcgaaacattaaaaaatcgttttcgAATCTAGtagatctatttattattttcaaaaaaagtcTTCACTCGTAGCCATctaatttctatttcttaattatttacaaactcCCTCCCGCCCCCtacatttaagatttaaatggttttttttttccaaatattaaaaaaactaaatactttGAAGCTTCTTAGACTTGCTCGACACGTATAACCCAATATTTAATTCGGTTCAAATCCGACGgtacaggtatttttttttacaggagttttatttatttatttattggaaaagttacaccatcaacttatcactaagcacttaaaattaatatctgacttgggtaacatacaaagtgatacgcctttaaaggtgtaaacaacatttatacttattaaaaggcagagttaaataatttaacttaaatattaagttgataaaactttagaattaagcaatttacatataatacaaagaaataaagataataaactaAACGGACAttacagataaattatataaataatatatcttaataaataaaaaaatctcgttGTCAGATTGTCAGACGTTAGTTCTAGAAACTAGACGTTCTTCTGGTTATACATAATAAGCtaggctgttacttttttaaaaatatacctatatacccACTTGTCTGGGTCGGcacaaccactcatcagatattctaccgccaagcaacagcacccagtgttgttgtgtcccggtttgaagggtgagtgtgccagtgtaactacaggcacaagggacataacatcttagttcccaaggatggaggagtattggcaatgtaaggaatgtttaatatttcttacagcgctattgtctatgggcggtggtcacttaccatcaagtagcctatttcatataaatacctatgtctaaaaaaattactgttgtccatagttttttttaatgttgaatcTCTGTCTATCTTCAGTCTTAACTTTTCTATTcaagtttataaacatatatatacacattaaaCTGACTTATCAGTTATAATGCAGTGACTTCGTTATAAGGCTCTTCCAAGGGTTCGAAGTCCGAGTCGAgccaaatgatttattaaatcaatagagtactattaaacaaaaagtaatCGATATCAGTTtccaatattaatacaattattaaaggaaattaagtattaaacatctcctatgtttaaatataataaaaaaccgtTCAAgagcgagtcggactcgcgtaCGAAGCGTTCCGtgtacctatttataaaaaacggtATAAAATTCATATCTGTTGTAttagttgaatatttattttattctgttttttagtattcgttgttatagcggcaaaaGAAATACATCATCCGTgtaaatttcaactgtctaactatcatcgttcatgagatacagcctggtgacataCGGACAGCGATCTTATAATAGGGTCTCGTTATTcactttgggtacggaaccttAAAAATTGTTAACGAATTAAATAAGAGAAGGAGaaactataatattacattaaattaatgaatatacataaaaatatacagttaataacaaacaaaaaaattaaattaattacagctactaataatgaaatgaaaccGGAGCAAACTGGAGAAAACCGGAGCAAACTGGAGAAAACCGGAGCAAACTGGAGACCGGAATTTGATAGTGCCTTTCACTCAATCTTAGCGCAAAGACTTGTGCAGTATAATATGTCCTTAACTCAACCGATCACCATCACGTGCGTCGGGAAATCTCCCAACTTAATATACCCTTACGAAGATTCCCTTAATCATACAAGAgacaaatcaattttttttgttaatattttcaatgaacaAATGTACATGCTATTGAGCCATAAAGAGTTCCTTTGTCTGAAGCCAATTATAGTTGTCAgaatgtcaatgtcaatgtgATTCAACGAATTCGAATCAAgacttgacataaaaaaaaaaaactaaaaaattcaACACGCTTAAATTATCTGGCGCCAGGAAATGTACCCGTATTCATCGGCTCAGATACTCGAGATCCGTCCACTAGGCCGTCGTTACAGAGATTAATTTCAAGCAATCATATCGagcggatatattttttataccttgtccaaataattatttaattctatgtaGCGTGAATTGGATCCATAATATCGTAGCTCCGTAGCTGTATCggattatgatattaaattgtttcatGCTACGCTCGTAGCAAGACGACCAGGGACGGACTGaggaaaatagtttattaatagattattaaGTTAGTttgtggtggggctttgtgtaagcccgtctgagtaagtaccacccaccACCGcctacacatcagatattctatcgccaagaattaataattagtattgttgtgttttgtttgaaGGGTTATGTGgaactacagatacaagggacataagtcataacatctcagttcctaagcttcatggcgcattggcggtgtaaggaatgattaaatcCGGTCCGGTCTGGTTACCTTTaccttaaaaatttaatttatatatatatatatatatttttaccttaaaCATTTCAAGCACACTAAGaaatcaaaactatttttaatgaataactcTTACTAAGCTGTACAGGATTATACTTGTTTGGAATTAACATTCCACtaagtgaatatttaatttttagagaTGTTGTATCCCCTGTGTTACTAACTTACTCcatcttcaaaccggaacacaagactACTAAGAATTGTTGTTTCGCTGTAAAGAATATGATGTGGTAGGTATCtatccagacgggtttgcacagacaggattgtataattttaataatagtataccTTATTTTTATAGCAGTTCTCAACTCTGTGCGAGTTATTTTAAGCCTACCatgattatttttgtctattatttttttttatggcattggttggtggacgagcatatgggccacctgatgttaagtggtcaccaccgcccatagacaaaggcgctgtaagaaatattaaccattccttacatcacctatgcgccaccaaccttgggaactaagatgttatgtcccttgtgcctgtgattacactggctcactcacccttctaaccggaacacaacaatacagagtactgttatttggcggtagaatatctgatgagtgggtggtacctacccagacgggcttgcacaaagccctaccaccgagtaaattaTGATGGAATTACGTAGTAACCGGGATTAAACCACGCAAATAAAATTGTCCGACAAGAATACTCGTTCTAATACTTCGTTTTTGTTCGaagctatataaaaattatgtatactttcttatacaataataactttcaaacaaaaatctaaatcaaattgTTTATCCGTTTAGGAGTTACAATGCCACAGACAGACCCACATACACATTAAATTTAGTACATCCCACTTTTctcttattatgataaaaaaacagcGTTAATAGCGATTTACAAATAGCTCTAAATTATacgatattttagttttatttttatttattataaataaataaaatcaattaataaatagcaatacCTAATCCGACCCTGCCTCAATCAAAGGCTTTCGCGACCGCAAATCAAAGTAAGACCACACCCACTAAATCTGGCCACGCCTCAGTCGGCGCATGCGCGAGACCCGCCAATCGGATCCCTCCCACTCTCTCCCTCACCCTCCCAAAGGCCAGAAATGCCCCATCAACTACCCTCAATTGACCGCTTTATGCGATGTCATTTTTTTCCCGCCAAACCGATCGTTTGACGTCTGGCCCCGCCCaggttccaattttaaaatgtgCTTTTTAATCATAAACCGCAAGGCAATCGTGTCACAGCCACCAGTTAGTGCACCCGTCTAAATCTACAAAATTAACCCATAATACggattacttaattaatatagctcaatttagataataaataaatatattataaaaaaaaaaaacgcctgtgAAGTGTTAATTATGTCAAAGTGCCTATCAATGGATTataaagtgaattaaaaaacaatgatgGAGCAAAGACAGACCCCCGTGTACCCAAATTTGTCGGAAATCATAACGTATCAGCAAAATATCGACAGCTTAAATATAGATGAAGAGAAATTCGCCGAAAATTACGCAGACAGCGATCGATTCGGTGTCGATATATCGCCGACGTCGCCGACATCGACACTGGAGGAGGAAGACAGCAGCCAGTCTGCTTTCGGCGTAGACTTAACGGGTAAAGCGACTAATTTGGCCGGAAAATCGTTCACAATAGCCGCTATCTTGGGCTTGACGAATTCTGAGGAGGATGTTATGAACTTGAGCGTACAAGAGAGACTACAACAAAATCAGAGACAATTGCAGAACTATTTATACGCTGGGCACGATATGCAAAGGCTGAACGATGGCTTCTGCAGGACAATGGGAGTTCCGGCTGCGTTGCGGCAAGGTAAGGTTATCTTTGATAATGTTGCCAgaaattttataacgttttgttttttttttgataatgacTAAGGCAAATATGCAATTATATAATGCTTTATAATCTTccataatatgattaaattaaaaatttt of Vanessa atalanta chromosome 28, ilVanAtal1.2, whole genome shotgun sequence contains these proteins:
- the LOC125074644 gene encoding homeobox protein Hox-C5a — translated: MMEQRQTPVYPNLSEIITYQQNIDSLNIDEEKFAENYADSDRFGVDISPTSPTSTLEEEDSSQSAFGVDLTGKATNLAGKSFTIAAILGLTNSEEDVMNLSVQERLQQNQRQLQNYLYAGHDMQRLNDGFCRTMGVPAALRQDSPRPELRPQVGQMKSRTHAVTCSNNSGRSKRIRTIFTPEQLERLEAEFERQQYMVGPERLYLAHALQLTEAQVKVWFQNRRIKWRKHHLEVTQQRLALMQRHRTDDTSDV